A genomic segment from Thermococcus sp. M39 encodes:
- a CDS encoding argininosuccinate synthase: MKVVLAYSGGLDTSVILKMMQEKLNAEVITVTVDVGQKDDFKKIEEKALKFGAVKHYTIDAKEEFAKEYLAKAIKANALYEGAYPLATALARPLIAKKIVEIAKKENADAIAHGCTGKGNDQVRFDLAVKALYPEIKIIAPVREWGLTRDWEMEYAKKNGIPVKEKIYSIDENLWGRSIEGGILEDPFEEPPEEVFEWTLSPEKTPEKPEYVTIEFEEGVPVALNGKEMDLVELIETLNFIAGKHGVGRIDHIEDRTVGIKSREVYEAPAAITLIKAHKDLEKFVLTKWALEFKEIVDSKWSWLVYNGLWFEPLREALDAFIDKVEEKVSGTVKVKLYKGNAIVVGRKSENALYDINLATFEKSDYDQKLAIGFIELFGMQSVLAYSIANKSKPMEAFGSKELEAEKVIS; the protein is encoded by the coding sequence GTGAAGGTAGTTTTAGCGTATTCGGGAGGATTGGATACTTCAGTTATATTGAAGATGATGCAAGAGAAGCTGAACGCGGAAGTGATAACAGTCACAGTGGATGTTGGGCAAAAAGATGACTTCAAGAAAATTGAAGAGAAGGCTTTGAAGTTTGGGGCAGTAAAGCATTATACGATTGACGCAAAGGAAGAGTTTGCGAAGGAATACTTAGCTAAAGCTATTAAAGCCAATGCCCTTTATGAAGGAGCTTACCCCTTAGCCACTGCCTTGGCAAGGCCTTTGATAGCAAAGAAGATAGTGGAGATTGCTAAAAAAGAAAACGCCGATGCAATAGCTCATGGATGTACTGGAAAAGGGAATGACCAAGTGAGGTTCGATTTAGCAGTTAAAGCACTCTATCCAGAAATTAAGATAATCGCTCCAGTAAGGGAGTGGGGTCTAACAAGGGATTGGGAGATGGAATACGCAAAGAAAAACGGCATTCCCGTTAAGGAAAAAATCTACAGCATTGACGAGAACCTTTGGGGGAGGAGCATAGAAGGGGGAATTTTAGAAGACCCCTTTGAAGAACCACCAGAGGAAGTTTTTGAGTGGACACTTTCACCAGAGAAAACACCAGAAAAGCCTGAGTACGTAACAATTGAATTTGAGGAAGGAGTTCCAGTTGCCTTGAATGGAAAGGAAATGGACTTAGTTGAGCTTATAGAGACGCTGAACTTTATAGCTGGAAAGCACGGAGTTGGAAGGATAGACCACATTGAAGATAGGACCGTTGGAATAAAGAGCAGGGAAGTCTATGAAGCGCCAGCAGCAATAACTCTAATCAAAGCCCACAAAGACCTTGAAAAGTTTGTTCTCACAAAATGGGCTCTTGAGTTTAAGGAAATAGTTGATTCTAAGTGGTCATGGCTCGTTTATAATGGCCTCTGGTTCGAGCCACTTAGGGAAGCATTAGATGCATTCATAGATAAAGTTGAAGAAAAGGTCAGCGGGACTGTCAAAGTAAAGCTCTACAAAGGAAACGCCATTGTTGTTGGAAGGAAGTCCGAAAATGCGCTCTATGACATAAACTTAGCGACATTCGAAAAATCTGACTACGACCAAAAACTTGCCATAGGTTTCATCGAGCTCTTTGGAATGCAGAGTGTTTTGGCTTATAGCATAGCTAATAAGTCCAAACCAATGGAAGCGTTTGGAAGCAAAGAGCTGGAGGCAGAGAAGGTTATCAGTTAG
- a CDS encoding ammonium transporter, whose protein sequence is MRSASILFAIFVAMLISGSFVLAEDPTGAETLKESPEAPVDFVWVLICGFLVMFMQAGFALLEAGFTRAKNVANVMMKNLMDFAVGSIAFFAVGFALMMGNDWHGLIGKSGWFLLGDAYDVSTIEIWFFMLVFCATAATIVSGAIAERPKFSTYLIYSAVVSAIIYPIYGHWLWGGGWLSSSDFMTKLGGGYGALDFAGSGVVHALGGYVALAACMLLGPRIGKYDRHGNPRPIPGHNIAYAVIGTLILWFGWFGFNPGSTLSAHELRISIIAANTNLAAAAGAITAMLITWKKLGKPDVGMTCNGAIGGLVAITAPCAWVTPWAAIIIGIVAGFIAVYGYWFLEKRGIDDVVGAVPVHGFNGTWGLIALGLFADGTYGVYTTEPPYVAGLLYGNAGFFIAQLISAVVNFIWAFGTGYILFYILKKTVGIRVSPEEERVGLDIVEHATIAYPNFVSTEAILLPTVKNGGEEE, encoded by the coding sequence GTGAGGAGCGCAAGTATTTTGTTTGCCATATTTGTGGCAATGTTAATTAGCGGAAGCTTTGTCTTAGCAGAAGATCCAACGGGAGCAGAAACACTAAAAGAAAGTCCAGAGGCACCAGTGGACTTCGTTTGGGTCTTAATCTGTGGATTCCTAGTGATGTTCATGCAGGCAGGATTCGCTTTGCTTGAGGCAGGATTCACAAGGGCTAAAAACGTTGCAAACGTAATGATGAAAAACCTGATGGACTTTGCAGTTGGAAGCATAGCCTTCTTTGCGGTTGGTTTTGCTCTAATGATGGGCAACGACTGGCACGGTTTAATAGGAAAGAGCGGATGGTTTTTGCTTGGCGATGCCTACGATGTTTCAACAATCGAGATTTGGTTCTTCATGCTAGTATTCTGTGCTACTGCAGCGACAATAGTCAGTGGAGCAATAGCGGAGAGGCCAAAGTTCTCAACATACCTCATCTACAGTGCGGTTGTAAGTGCAATCATTTACCCAATCTATGGCCACTGGCTCTGGGGCGGTGGTTGGCTGAGCTCAAGCGATTTCATGACAAAGCTTGGTGGAGGCTATGGGGCTTTGGATTTCGCTGGAAGCGGAGTTGTTCATGCCTTAGGTGGTTATGTGGCTTTAGCAGCATGTATGCTTTTAGGGCCGAGGATTGGAAAATATGATAGGCATGGAAACCCAAGACCAATTCCTGGACACAACATAGCTTATGCAGTAATCGGAACCTTAATCCTATGGTTTGGATGGTTTGGCTTTAACCCAGGTTCAACACTCTCAGCTCACGAGCTTAGGATTTCAATCATCGCTGCTAATACTAACTTAGCCGCAGCTGCAGGTGCCATAACAGCAATGCTGATAACATGGAAGAAGCTTGGAAAGCCGGATGTTGGAATGACTTGCAACGGTGCCATTGGAGGATTGGTTGCCATAACAGCCCCATGTGCGTGGGTTACCCCTTGGGCTGCAATAATCATTGGAATAGTCGCTGGATTCATAGCAGTTTATGGCTACTGGTTCCTTGAGAAGAGAGGAATCGACGACGTCGTTGGTGCTGTTCCCGTTCACGGGTTCAACGGAACTTGGGGGCTAATAGCCTTAGGTCTGTTCGCTGATGGAACTTATGGTGTTTACACAACCGAACCGCCCTATGTAGCAGGTTTACTTTACGGAAACGCCGGATTTTTCATTGCTCAGCTAATTTCAGCGGTGGTTAACTTCATCTGGGCCTTTGGAACAGGTTACATATTGTTCTACATTCTCAAGAAGACAGTCGGAATAAGGGTAAGTCCAGAGGAAGAGAGGGTTGGACTGGACATAGTGGAGCATGCAACGATAGCATATCCAAACTTTGTGTCAACTGAAGCTATATTGCTCCCAACAGTTAAGAACGGAGGTGAGGAAGAATGA
- a CDS encoding P-II family nitrogen regulator, producing MKKVEAIIREDKLKDVIKALEDEGFFGMTVTAVMGRGREGGTTIQFRGRLMKVELLTKVKIEVVVDDKDVDRVVKAIIGAAKTGEVGDGKIFIIPIEEAIRIRTEEKGTKAL from the coding sequence ATGAAGAAAGTTGAGGCGATAATAAGGGAGGACAAGCTTAAGGACGTCATAAAAGCACTAGAAGATGAGGGATTTTTTGGAATGACAGTAACTGCAGTGATGGGAAGAGGACGAGAGGGAGGAACGACGATACAATTCAGAGGTAGGCTGATGAAAGTTGAGCTCCTAACGAAAGTAAAAATTGAGGTAGTTGTTGACGACAAAGATGTGGACAGGGTTGTCAAGGCAATAATAGGTGCCGCAAAGACTGGCGAAGTTGGAGACGGAAAGATATTCATAATACCCATCGAGGAAGCTATAAGGATTAGAACTGAAGAAAAGGGAACAAAGGCTTTGTAG
- a CDS encoding PLP-dependent aminotransferase family protein, whose amino-acid sequence MNISVGSGDGMFSHRILDVDMSEVKRVLALIKGGDVISFAGGVPSKEVFPLKELKDAFLEVAEIPDAFQYGSTLGFEGLREELLKHLKESQGIHAKLEEIMITHGSQQGIDIVGRAFVDPRDMIVVEAPTYFVALNTFQIYGSRFLQVGLDEEGLKTEELETLLRKLRADGKKIKLLYTIPTFQNPSGVTMSEERRKHLVELAEDFDFIIVEDNPYGELRYSGSPVKAIKHFDKSGRVINLGTFSKIFVPGFRLAWLIASEELMEKLEVGKLTTDVCSNTVGQYVTWTFMRKGLLKKHIQRLIEFYKPKRDAMLEALDEFMPENVNWTRPEGGMFIWLTIDGNVDTKEILEEAVKRGVAYVPGKVFYALKGGENQMRLNFTFESVERIREGVKKLAELIAGF is encoded by the coding sequence ATGAACATAAGTGTGGGCTCAGGTGATGGAATGTTCTCTCATAGGATACTTGACGTCGATATGAGTGAAGTCAAAAGGGTGCTTGCTCTAATAAAGGGAGGAGATGTAATTTCATTTGCTGGTGGAGTGCCCAGTAAGGAGGTTTTTCCTCTTAAAGAGTTAAAAGATGCCTTCTTAGAAGTTGCAGAAATACCCGATGCTTTTCAATATGGTTCAACTCTGGGATTTGAAGGTCTCAGGGAGGAATTATTAAAACACCTAAAGGAAAGCCAAGGAATCCACGCAAAGCTTGAAGAGATAATGATAACACATGGCTCTCAGCAGGGGATTGACATCGTTGGCAGAGCCTTTGTTGATCCAAGAGATATGATTGTAGTTGAGGCACCAACATATTTCGTTGCTTTAAACACTTTCCAAATATATGGATCGAGATTTCTTCAAGTTGGACTTGACGAAGAGGGTCTGAAGACTGAAGAGCTTGAGACTCTCTTAAGGAAATTGAGAGCAGATGGCAAAAAGATAAAACTCCTCTATACAATTCCAACGTTCCAAAATCCTTCTGGAGTCACTATGAGCGAAGAGAGAAGGAAACACTTAGTGGAGCTTGCGGAGGATTTTGACTTCATAATAGTTGAGGACAACCCATATGGAGAGCTTCGCTATTCAGGAAGCCCTGTAAAAGCAATAAAGCACTTTGATAAGAGCGGGAGAGTAATAAACTTGGGAACGTTCTCAAAGATTTTCGTTCCAGGCTTTAGGTTGGCATGGCTAATAGCGAGCGAGGAACTCATGGAAAAGCTTGAAGTTGGAAAGCTGACCACTGATGTTTGTTCAAACACCGTTGGACAGTACGTTACTTGGACATTCATGAGGAAAGGACTATTAAAGAAGCACATCCAAAGATTGATAGAGTTCTACAAGCCAAAGAGAGATGCAATGCTTGAAGCCTTAGATGAGTTCATGCCTGAAAACGTCAACTGGACAAGACCAGAAGGGGGAATGTTCATCTGGCTAACCATTGATGGCAACGTTGATACAAAAGAGATACTTGAGGAGGCTGTTAAGAGAGGAGTTGCTTATGTGCCCGGAAAAGTGTTTTACGCTTTAAAAGGCGGAGAAAATCAAATGAGACTGAACTTCACATTCGAAAGTGTTGAACGGATAAGGGAAGGAGTAAAGAAATTAGCGGAGCTTATTGCTGGTTTTTAA
- a CDS encoding ACT domain-containing protein, with protein sequence MPEGKVSIAKAVKELVLSRPAIRECLVLDIINYSALARVLLEELERKGIKTSAGAVKMALIRIGEELKKERASFEEKIKNVVAKTVIELQSDLTVVTAEKRAVLSRIERLSKVMEKARFFQLTQGVETFTIVVSSEEKDEIVKILGKENIVDLIEEQTAIVLISPGDIIETPGIVAFITSALSFSGINITQVISCHKDTIFVLDRRVAPKAYQILEDLILKMRKRG encoded by the coding sequence ATGCCTGAAGGAAAAGTGAGCATTGCAAAGGCTGTTAAAGAACTCGTTCTGTCCAGACCAGCAATTAGAGAATGCTTGGTTTTGGATATTATAAATTACAGTGCTTTGGCAAGAGTCCTATTGGAGGAGTTGGAAAGAAAGGGCATTAAAACTTCAGCCGGAGCAGTAAAGATGGCTCTGATAAGAATTGGGGAGGAGCTGAAGAAAGAGAGAGCATCTTTTGAGGAGAAAATTAAAAATGTAGTTGCAAAAACTGTTATTGAGCTTCAATCTGATTTGACCGTTGTAACAGCCGAAAAAAGAGCTGTTTTAAGTAGAATTGAAAGGCTTTCAAAGGTAATGGAAAAGGCAAGGTTTTTCCAGCTCACTCAAGGTGTTGAGACGTTCACAATTGTCGTTTCAAGTGAAGAAAAGGACGAAATAGTCAAGATTTTGGGGAAGGAGAATATAGTTGACCTCATTGAAGAGCAGACAGCAATAGTTTTAATAAGCCCTGGAGATATAATTGAAACACCTGGAATTGTTGCCTTCATTACATCAGCCCTTTCCTTCAGTGGAATAAACATAACCCAAGTAATCTCGTGTCATAAAGACACAATATTTGTCCTTGACAGAAGGGTCGCTCCAAAAGCCTACCAAATTCTTGAAGATTTGATTTTGAAGATGAGAAAAAGAGGCTAA
- a CDS encoding ABC transporter substrate-binding protein, with amino-acid sequence MKKVLALLIVSLIAFSLGCIGGGEKTATPSSTESTKSAEVQVIRIGLLTDLSGPAASKGQIVKNTVELAEEDINTYFKEKGLPYKVEILVEDTRADPKVALEKLQILKAQDVNVAVGLYSNEVRNVQKYATSNKIIVISPSSTAPPKLIGFTKPEDKKFIFRFVPTDLFQSKVIAAEIEELGLKGIAIVYRGDAWGRGLHDALVEEIEGKVEIGADVEYPSSPTPADWSPYIAKLEDGVKDLISKYGKDKVGVWAVGFDEVATLLTQIPDDSVLLQVKWIGTDAMVGNQKIIEEAKDKAVKVGLFSTQFYSESDETAKLKEKFKAKFGGEPDQYGLNAYDATWVVALAYVEVLKEKGSYDPDLMVQKIKEVLEKYNSGAYGVKPVTGTIELDEWNDRSSGDYAIYKVTESGWEMIGIWKSDTGKIEWSEKP; translated from the coding sequence GTGAAGAAAGTATTGGCACTTTTGATAGTCAGTTTAATAGCCTTCTCCCTTGGATGCATAGGGGGAGGAGAAAAGACAGCAACACCCAGCAGTACAGAGAGCACAAAAAGTGCAGAGGTTCAAGTTATAAGGATAGGTCTCCTAACTGACCTCTCAGGGCCTGCCGCATCAAAAGGACAGATTGTCAAAAACACAGTTGAGTTAGCTGAGGAAGACATAAACACATACTTTAAGGAGAAAGGACTGCCATACAAGGTGGAGATACTCGTTGAGGACACAAGAGCAGACCCAAAAGTTGCACTCGAAAAGCTTCAAATACTCAAGGCACAGGACGTTAACGTTGCAGTTGGTCTATACTCAAACGAAGTCAGGAATGTTCAGAAATATGCGACTTCAAATAAGATTATAGTGATATCACCATCATCAACTGCACCTCCAAAGCTTATAGGATTCACAAAGCCAGAGGACAAGAAGTTCATCTTCAGGTTTGTTCCAACAGACCTCTTCCAGAGCAAGGTAATTGCCGCAGAGATTGAGGAATTAGGACTCAAGGGAATAGCAATCGTTTACAGGGGAGATGCTTGGGGTAGGGGACTTCATGATGCACTTGTAGAAGAAATTGAGGGCAAAGTAGAAATAGGGGCCGATGTTGAGTATCCAAGCAGCCCAACACCAGCAGACTGGTCACCCTACATAGCCAAGCTCGAAGACGGAGTTAAGGATCTCATCAGTAAATATGGAAAAGACAAGGTTGGAGTCTGGGCAGTTGGATTTGACGAAGTTGCAACGCTATTAACCCAAATTCCAGATGATTCAGTCCTCCTCCAAGTTAAGTGGATTGGCACAGATGCAATGGTTGGGAACCAAAAGATAATTGAAGAGGCTAAGGACAAAGCAGTAAAAGTTGGATTGTTCTCAACCCAGTTCTATTCAGAAAGTGATGAAACTGCAAAGTTGAAGGAGAAGTTTAAGGCAAAGTTCGGTGGAGAACCGGACCAATACGGATTGAATGCTTATGATGCTACATGGGTGGTTGCATTAGCCTATGTTGAGGTACTTAAGGAGAAAGGAAGCTATGACCCAGACTTGATGGTTCAAAAGATTAAGGAAGTCCTTGAGAAGTACAACAGCGGTGCCTATGGCGTTAAGCCAGTAACTGGAACTATAGAGCTTGACGAGTGGAATGACAGATCAAGCGGTGACTATGCAATCTACAAGGTTACAGAAAGCGGATGGGAAATGATTGGAATATGGAAGTCAGACACTGGTAAAATCGAGTGGTCTGAGAAGCCCTGA
- a CDS encoding ABC transporter substrate-binding protein: MKKVLAFLVVCLVVLSLGCIGGGEKTATPSSTESTKSAEVQVIKIGLLTDLSGPLSSDGQNVKNCVELAKEEINEYFKEKGLPYEVEILVEDTRTDPKVALEKLQTLKAQDVNVVVGPLSSGEVRNLRSYATSNKIVIISPSTAPPQKIGAMKPEDKKFIFRFVPTDLFQSKAIAAEIEDLGFKGVVIIYRGDAWGKGLHDALVEKIKDKVEIGADVEYPSNPAPTDWSPYIAKLEDGVKQLIDKYGKDKVAVWVAGFDEVATLLTQIPDDSPLLQVKWIGSDGTVGSQKIVEEAKGKAVKVGLLSTQFYSESDEAKKLKEKFKAKFGGEPEQYGLIAYDATWVAALAYAEVLKEKGSYDPDLMVQKIKEVLEKYNSGALGVKPVTGTITLNEWNDRASGDYAIYKVTESGWKMIGIWHSDTNKVEWLEKP; this comes from the coding sequence TTGAAAAAAGTTTTAGCATTTTTGGTGGTGTGTCTAGTTGTCCTCTCCCTTGGATGCATAGGGGGAGGAGAAAAAACAGCAACACCAAGTAGCACAGAGAGCACAAAAAGTGCAGAGGTTCAAGTTATAAAAATCGGTCTCCTAACAGACCTTTCAGGGCCTCTCTCTTCAGATGGACAAAACGTCAAGAACTGTGTTGAGTTAGCTAAAGAGGAAATAAACGAATACTTCAAGGAAAAAGGCCTGCCATACGAAGTGGAGATACTCGTTGAGGACACAAGGACAGATCCAAAAGTAGCTCTTGAAAAGCTACAAACACTTAAGGCACAGGACGTTAACGTTGTTGTTGGTCCGCTCTCAAGTGGTGAAGTCAGGAACCTCAGGAGCTACGCCACATCAAATAAGATTGTAATAATATCACCATCAACTGCACCACCACAAAAGATTGGAGCTATGAAGCCAGAGGACAAGAAGTTCATTTTCAGGTTTGTTCCAACAGACCTCTTCCAGAGCAAGGCAATTGCCGCAGAAATTGAGGACTTGGGATTCAAGGGAGTAGTCATAATATACAGAGGAGACGCATGGGGTAAGGGACTTCACGATGCACTTGTTGAGAAGATCAAGGACAAGGTAGAGATTGGAGCCGACGTTGAGTACCCAAGCAACCCAGCACCAACAGACTGGTCACCGTATATAGCCAAGCTCGAAGATGGTGTCAAGCAACTCATTGACAAGTACGGAAAGGACAAGGTTGCAGTTTGGGTAGCTGGATTTGACGAAGTTGCAACACTATTGACACAAATACCAGACGATTCACCTCTCCTTCAAGTTAAGTGGATTGGCTCAGATGGAACGGTTGGAAGCCAGAAGATAGTTGAAGAAGCCAAAGGCAAGGCGGTAAAAGTTGGACTGCTCTCAACACAGTTCTACTCAGAGAGCGATGAGGCTAAGAAGTTGAAGGAGAAGTTCAAGGCAAAGTTCGGTGGGGAGCCGGAGCAGTACGGATTGATTGCCTACGATGCAACATGGGTAGCTGCATTGGCATATGCTGAGGTTCTCAAGGAGAAGGGAAGCTATGACCCAGACTTAATGGTTCAGAAGATTAAGGAAGTCCTTGAGAAGTACAACAGCGGTGCCCTTGGAGTTAAGCCAGTAACGGGAACAATAACCCTCAACGAGTGGAACGACAGGGCAAGTGGTGACTATGCAATCTACAAGGTTACAGAAAGCGGATGGAAAATGATTGGAATATGGCACTCAGACACCAATAAAGTCGAGTGGCTTGAGAAGCCTTGA
- a CDS encoding ABC transporter ATP-binding protein, whose amino-acid sequence MALLRTESISKSFGGVKALDNVSITVDEHTLTLIIGPNGSGKSTLINVISGFLKADSGKVIFEEKDITNKPPNEIYSYGIVRTFQTPQPLKEMTVLENLLIAERHIGENIRTALNYKKWLKQDEELVERAYELLKFLKLDHLWDHKAGSLSGGQMKLLEIGRALMTNPKLIVMDEPIAGVAPGLAHEIFNKLVELKKQGITLLIIEHRLDIVLKYIDHLYVMFNGRVIAEGRGEKEIEKVLNDPKVVEVYIGD is encoded by the coding sequence ATGGCGTTGCTCAGGACTGAGAGCATTTCAAAATCATTTGGTGGGGTAAAGGCTTTGGATAATGTTAGTATAACGGTCGATGAACACACCCTCACGCTCATCATAGGTCCAAATGGTAGTGGAAAGTCGACTTTAATCAATGTTATCTCGGGTTTTCTAAAGGCTGACAGTGGAAAGGTGATATTCGAAGAGAAGGACATAACGAACAAGCCCCCAAACGAAATTTACAGCTATGGTATCGTTAGGACTTTCCAGACGCCACAGCCGCTCAAAGAGATGACTGTTTTAGAGAACTTATTGATAGCAGAGAGGCACATAGGAGAGAACATCAGAACAGCCCTAAACTACAAGAAGTGGCTGAAGCAGGATGAAGAGCTCGTTGAAAGGGCATATGAGCTGTTGAAGTTCCTTAAGCTTGACCATCTTTGGGATCACAAAGCTGGCTCTCTAAGTGGTGGACAGATGAAGCTCCTTGAGATAGGGAGAGCATTGATGACAAACCCAAAGCTAATAGTTATGGACGAGCCAATTGCGGGTGTTGCTCCTGGTTTAGCCCACGAAATATTCAACAAGCTCGTAGAGCTGAAGAAGCAGGGAATCACGCTCTTAATAATTGAACACAGGCTGGATATAGTTCTCAAGTACATTGACCACCTCTACGTCATGTTCAATGGTCGCGTTATAGCGGAAGGTAGGGGCGAGAAAGAGATAGAAAAAGTTTTGAACGATCCAAAGGTCGTGGAGGTGTACATAGGTGATTGA
- a CDS encoding ABC transporter ATP-binding protein translates to MIETKNLSAGYGKLQILFEVNVKAKKGEITTIVGPNGSGKSTFLKTLFGLTTIYSGKIYYKGEDITNVPPYQKTRLGIAYLPQTNNVFANLTVEENLKMAGYTVPDEELKDRIDLALSVFPEIKELLKRKAGTLSGGQRQFLAMATALVRKSELLMLDEPTAQLSPKLAETIFSKIVELRDDYGLTILLVEQNAKRALEISDKGYMLISGRVAFEGKARDLLEHEKFQSYFLGLVEEVE, encoded by the coding sequence GTGATTGAAACAAAAAACCTCAGTGCTGGTTATGGAAAGCTACAAATTTTGTTTGAGGTTAATGTGAAAGCAAAAAAGGGAGAGATTACAACAATCGTGGGACCTAACGGAAGTGGAAAATCAACATTCTTAAAGACCCTCTTTGGTTTAACGACAATCTATTCAGGCAAAATATACTACAAGGGTGAAGACATTACCAACGTTCCACCATATCAGAAGACTCGTCTTGGAATAGCATATCTCCCTCAGACAAACAACGTTTTTGCAAACTTAACTGTAGAGGAGAACCTCAAGATGGCCGGATACACAGTTCCAGATGAAGAGCTCAAGGACAGGATAGATTTGGCATTAAGTGTCTTCCCAGAAATAAAAGAATTGCTCAAGAGAAAAGCGGGGACTTTGAGTGGTGGACAGAGGCAATTCTTAGCCATGGCTACAGCTTTAGTTAGGAAGAGCGAGCTTTTGATGCTTGATGAGCCAACTGCACAGTTATCTCCTAAGCTAGCTGAGACAATATTCAGCAAGATAGTCGAGCTTAGGGATGATTATGGACTAACGATTCTCTTAGTCGAGCAGAATGCAAAGAGGGCTTTGGAGATAAGCGACAAGGGATACATGCTCATAAGCGGAAGGGTCGCATTTGAGGGCAAAGCGAGAGACCTACTTGAGCATGAGAAGTTCCAAAGCTACTTCTTAGGATTAGTGGAGGAGGTGGAGTAG
- a CDS encoding branched-chain amino acid ABC transporter permease, whose product MGVLEGAITYANLLVLLSLGLTLTYITTGVPNFAHGSFAAIGAYFAFTVFKLLGINPYFAVPLSFILGGIIGVITYTFILKPLIKRNASLEMLMIATLAWDIILFGVIGAFAESISTVVKSPATQFVFTYLDFTIGGIPGRLIVSSLLILLTLFGLYILLYKTKFGIALRASMENPALAEAMGINVESTRLFSWFLAGALASMAGSVLPFLQEIVPATGGLIIVSIFAASIVGGLHHIAGALVGGYVIGLSESLITYGLSSIFGTGVLVYGKVVSLLIMIATLLMTPEGITGTKLWGRLVK is encoded by the coding sequence ATGGGAGTGCTTGAAGGTGCCATAACATATGCAAACCTCTTGGTACTCTTAAGCTTGGGTTTAACACTCACCTACATAACTACTGGAGTGCCAAACTTCGCTCATGGCTCATTCGCGGCCATTGGTGCATATTTTGCATTTACCGTGTTTAAATTGCTCGGCATTAACCCTTACTTTGCAGTTCCCCTATCTTTCATCTTGGGAGGAATAATTGGAGTTATAACCTACACATTCATACTTAAGCCACTCATAAAAAGAAACGCCTCACTTGAAATGCTGATGATAGCAACACTTGCTTGGGACATAATACTCTTTGGAGTCATAGGAGCCTTTGCTGAAAGCATAAGCACTGTGGTCAAGAGCCCTGCGACACAATTCGTCTTCACGTACCTTGATTTCACTATTGGAGGAATTCCCGGAAGGCTAATAGTGTCATCTCTGCTAATCCTACTGACGCTCTTTGGATTGTACATACTACTCTACAAAACGAAGTTCGGAATAGCGTTGAGGGCTTCAATGGAAAATCCAGCACTTGCAGAGGCGATGGGTATCAACGTTGAGAGCACAAGGTTGTTCTCATGGTTCTTGGCGGGAGCATTGGCAAGCATGGCCGGTTCAGTTTTACCCTTCCTCCAAGAGATAGTTCCAGCAACGGGAGGTCTCATAATAGTGTCAATCTTTGCCGCGAGTATAGTAGGTGGTCTACACCACATCGCAGGTGCACTAGTTGGGGGTTACGTCATTGGGCTCTCTGAATCATTAATAACCTATGGACTTTCCTCAATCTTTGGTACTGGAGTGTTAGTTTACGGGAAGGTTGTTTCACTCCTCATAATGATAGCCACCTTGCTGATGACGCCTGAGGGAATAACAGGAACAAAGCTTTGGGGGAGGTTGGTAAAGTGA